From Bos indicus isolate NIAB-ARS_2022 breed Sahiwal x Tharparkar chromosome 4, NIAB-ARS_B.indTharparkar_mat_pri_1.0, whole genome shotgun sequence, the proteins below share one genomic window:
- the LRRD1 gene encoding leucine-rich repeat and death domain-containing protein 1 isoform X2 has product MSEKKRTSEELEDIISRYRKESRSRSVEESGLTKETSNLLKEDSDETSSNQIYETHPSKNTLASSSGSKSKKNEEQRKSLQFSETITTYDSLQSKTGISQNSSLSETEMRAEYQAFVDSLSHETLGKISPQLSEENQKGSGLPSDNFTINLKAKGLQEFPKDILKVKYVKYLYLDENEIKSFKGADSRDMLGLEILSIQKNGLSTLPSEIQLLHNLKLLNVSYNQISHIPKEISQLGNIKELFLNNNCIEDFPSGLESLKNLEILNLAKNKLRHIPDALSSLKNLRALNLEYNRLTIFPKALCFLPKLISLNLTGNLINSLPKEIKELKNLEKLLLDHNKLTFLAVEIFLLLKMKELQLADNKLEVISNKIENFKELRILILDKNLLKDMPENISHCAVLECLSLSDNKLTELPKNIHKLKNLRKLHINRNYLVKIPEYISHLNNMFSLEFSGNFITDFPIEIKSCKNIAKVELSYNKIMYFPLGLCALDSLYYLSLNGNYISEIPVDISFNKQLLHLEFNENKLLLFSEHLCSLINLEYLDLGKNKIRKIPPSISNMVSLHVLILCYNRLETFPTEVCTLDNLRVLDLSENQIQTIPSEICNLKGIQKLNISNNQFIYFPVELCHLQSLEELNISQINGKKLTRLPEELSNMTKLKGLDISNNAIREMPTNIGELRSLVSLKADNNQIRYLPSSFLSLNALQQLNLSGNNLSVLPSGIYNLFSLKEINFDDNPLLRPPMEICKGKQLYTIARYLQRADERDEKILAKIFKIVAKNITETHFQFLCQKLNLTISESDKSALSTVSLSERVHQVLDKWKMEKNNLSVTTAALRDQLTRALTMIGAYEIMDKITALKLFSCAIKF; this is encoded by the exons ATGTCTGAAAAGAAGCGTACTTCAGAAGAGCTAGAGGATATCATTAGTCGATATAGAAAAGAATCTAGATCACGGTCAGTGGAGGAATCTGGACTTACTAAAGAAACATCAAACTTGTTAAAGGAAGATTCTGATGAGACATCGTCCAACCAAATTTATGAAACGCATCCTAGTAAAAACACATTAGCATCTTCCTCTGGAAGTAAgtctaagaaaaatgaagaacaaaggaaaagtCTCCAATTTTCTGAAACAATTACTACATATGACAGCCTGCAGTCAAAAACTGGAATTTCACAAAATTCATCATTATCAGAAACTGAGATGAGGGCTGAATATCAGGCTTTTGTTGACTCCCTATCTCATGAAACATTAGGAAAAATTAGTCCACAACtctctgaagaaaatcagaaaggatCTGGCTTACCATCAGATAACTTCACAATTAACCTCAAAGCCAAGGGTTTACAAGAATTCCCTaaggacattttaaaagtcaaatatgtaaaatatctgtATTTAGATGAGaatgaaatcaaaagttttaaagGGGCAGACTCAAGGGATATGCTAGGACTTGAAATTCTATCCATACAAAAAAATGGGCTATCAACACTTCCATCTGAAATTCAGTTACTTCataatttaaaactattaaatGTCAGTTACAACCAAATATCACATATACCTAAAGAAATATCACAGCTTGGGAATATCAAggaactatttttaaataacaattgCATTGAGGATTTTCCTTCTGGCTTGGAAAGTCTTAAAAacttggaaattttaaatttggCTAAAAATAAGTTAAGACATATACCGGATGCCCTGTCTAGTTTGAAAAACTTGAGGGCTCTTAATCTGGAATATAATCGGTTAACAATATTTCCTAAAGCTTTGTGCTTCCTTCCCAAGTTAATTTCACTAAATCTTACTGGAAACCTGATAAACAGTTTGCCAAAAGAAATTAAGGAgcttaaaaatttagaaaaacttttactggatcacaataaacttacTTTTTTGGCTGTGGAAATTTTTTTATTGCTCAAAATGAAAGAACTCCAACTGGCAGACAATAAATTGGAAGTTATTTCAAACAAAATTGAGAATTTTAAGGAACTCAGGATTCTAATACttgataaaaatttattgaaagacATGCCAGAGAACATTTCCCACTGTGCAGTGTTGGAATGCCTTAGTCTTAGTGATAATAAATTAACAGAACTTCCTAAGAACATCCATAagcttaaaaatttaagaaaactccaTATAAACAGGAACTATCTAGTGAAAATACCTGAATATATTTCACATCTTAATAATATGTTCAGCCTAGAATTTTCAGGAAATTTTATCACAGATTTTCCCATTGAAATAAAAAGCTGCAAAAACATAGCTAAAGTTGAATTgagttataataaaataatgtattttccaCTAGGTTTGTGTGCTTTAGACTCTCTTTATTATTTGAGTTTAAATGGaaattatatttcagaaataCCTGTAGACATATCTTTCAATAAACAACTGCTTCATTTAGAATTTAATGAAAACaaactccttttattttctgagCACTTATGTTCTCTTATTAATCTTGAATACCTGGATCttggtaaaaacaaaataaggaaaataccACCATCTATTTCCAACATGGTATCACTCCATGTTCTTATTTTATGCTATAATAGGTTGGAAACTTTCCCCACAGAAGTGTGTACTTTAGACAATTTGAGAGTACTTGATCTTTCAGAAAACCAAATACAGACTATACCTTCAGAAATCTGTAACTTAAAAGGAATCCAGAAATTAAACATCTCAAACAatcaatttatatattttcctgttGAACTTTGCCACCTTCAATCACTGGAAGAATTGAATATAAGCCAGATAAATGGGAAAAAG CTAACAAGACTTCCAGAAGAGCTGTCTAATATGACTAAACTTAAAGGACTTGATATCTCAAATAATGCAATCAGAGAGATGCCAACAAATATAGGGGAACTGAGGAGTCTGGTTAGTCTAAAGGCAGACAACAATCAAATAAGATATCTGCCATcatcttttctgtctttaaatgCTCTCCAGCAGCTAAACTTGAGTG gaAATAATCTTTCAGTTCTGCCTAGTGGTATCTACAACCTTTTTTCACTGAAGGAGATAAATTTTGATGATAACCCTTTGCTGAGACCACCAATGGAAATCTGTAAAGGAAAACAATTGTATACTATTGCACGCTATCTACAGAGGGCAGATGAAAGAGATG AGAAAATCTTAGCGAAGATCTTCAAGATAGTTGCCAAGAATATTACTGAAacacattttcaatttttgtgtCAAAAATTAAACCTGACAATCTCAGAAAGTGATAAGTCTGCATTGAG caCTGTTTCACTAAGCGAGAGAGTCCACCAAGTACTTGATAagtggaaaatggaaaagaacaacTTGTCAGTAACCACTGCTGCTTTAAGAGATCAACTAACTCGGGCGCTAACTATGATAGGAGCATATGAGATTATGGACAAAATAAcagctttaaaacttttttcatgtGCAATTAAATTCTGA
- the LRRD1 gene encoding leucine-rich repeat and death domain-containing protein 1 isoform X3 translates to MSEKKRTSEELEDIISRYRKESRSRSVEESGLTKETSNLLKEDSDETSSNQIYETHPSKNTLASSSGSKSKKNEEQRKSLQFSETITTYDSLQSKTGISQNSSLSETEMRAEYQAFVDSLSHETLGKISPQLSEENQKGSGLPSDNFTINLKAKGLQEFPKDILKVKYVKYLYLDENEIKSFKGADSRDMLGLEILSIQKNGLSTLPSEIQLLHNLKLLNVSYNQISHIPKEISQLGNIKELFLNNNCIEDFPSGLESLKNLEILNLAKNKLRHIPDALSSLKNLRALNLEYNRLTIFPKALCFLPKLISLNLTGNLINSLPKEIKELKNLEKLLLDHNKLTFLAVEIFLLLKMKELQLADNKLEVISNKIENFKELRILILDKNLLKDMPENISHCAVLECLSLSDNKLTELPKNIHKLKNLRKLHINRNYLVKIPEYISHLNNMFSLEFSGNFITDFPIEIKSCKNIAKVELSYNKIMYFPLGLCALDSLYYLSLNGNYISEIPVDISFNKQLLHLEFNENKLLLFSEHLCSLINLEYLDLGKNKIRKIPPSISNMVSLHVLILCYNRLETFPTEVCTLDNLRVLDLSENQIQTIPSEICNLKGIQKLNISNNQFIYFPVELCHLQSLEELNISQINGKKLTRLPEELSNMTKLKGLDISNNAIREMPTNIGELRSLVSLKADNNQIRYLPSSFLSLNALQQLNLSGNNLSVLPSGIYNLFSLKEINFDDNPLLRPPMEICKGKQLYTIARYLQRADERDGLAPQRLKRKSSWEIYLSCN, encoded by the exons ATGTCTGAAAAGAAGCGTACTTCAGAAGAGCTAGAGGATATCATTAGTCGATATAGAAAAGAATCTAGATCACGGTCAGTGGAGGAATCTGGACTTACTAAAGAAACATCAAACTTGTTAAAGGAAGATTCTGATGAGACATCGTCCAACCAAATTTATGAAACGCATCCTAGTAAAAACACATTAGCATCTTCCTCTGGAAGTAAgtctaagaaaaatgaagaacaaaggaaaagtCTCCAATTTTCTGAAACAATTACTACATATGACAGCCTGCAGTCAAAAACTGGAATTTCACAAAATTCATCATTATCAGAAACTGAGATGAGGGCTGAATATCAGGCTTTTGTTGACTCCCTATCTCATGAAACATTAGGAAAAATTAGTCCACAACtctctgaagaaaatcagaaaggatCTGGCTTACCATCAGATAACTTCACAATTAACCTCAAAGCCAAGGGTTTACAAGAATTCCCTaaggacattttaaaagtcaaatatgtaaaatatctgtATTTAGATGAGaatgaaatcaaaagttttaaagGGGCAGACTCAAGGGATATGCTAGGACTTGAAATTCTATCCATACAAAAAAATGGGCTATCAACACTTCCATCTGAAATTCAGTTACTTCataatttaaaactattaaatGTCAGTTACAACCAAATATCACATATACCTAAAGAAATATCACAGCTTGGGAATATCAAggaactatttttaaataacaattgCATTGAGGATTTTCCTTCTGGCTTGGAAAGTCTTAAAAacttggaaattttaaatttggCTAAAAATAAGTTAAGACATATACCGGATGCCCTGTCTAGTTTGAAAAACTTGAGGGCTCTTAATCTGGAATATAATCGGTTAACAATATTTCCTAAAGCTTTGTGCTTCCTTCCCAAGTTAATTTCACTAAATCTTACTGGAAACCTGATAAACAGTTTGCCAAAAGAAATTAAGGAgcttaaaaatttagaaaaacttttactggatcacaataaacttacTTTTTTGGCTGTGGAAATTTTTTTATTGCTCAAAATGAAAGAACTCCAACTGGCAGACAATAAATTGGAAGTTATTTCAAACAAAATTGAGAATTTTAAGGAACTCAGGATTCTAATACttgataaaaatttattgaaagacATGCCAGAGAACATTTCCCACTGTGCAGTGTTGGAATGCCTTAGTCTTAGTGATAATAAATTAACAGAACTTCCTAAGAACATCCATAagcttaaaaatttaagaaaactccaTATAAACAGGAACTATCTAGTGAAAATACCTGAATATATTTCACATCTTAATAATATGTTCAGCCTAGAATTTTCAGGAAATTTTATCACAGATTTTCCCATTGAAATAAAAAGCTGCAAAAACATAGCTAAAGTTGAATTgagttataataaaataatgtattttccaCTAGGTTTGTGTGCTTTAGACTCTCTTTATTATTTGAGTTTAAATGGaaattatatttcagaaataCCTGTAGACATATCTTTCAATAAACAACTGCTTCATTTAGAATTTAATGAAAACaaactccttttattttctgagCACTTATGTTCTCTTATTAATCTTGAATACCTGGATCttggtaaaaacaaaataaggaaaataccACCATCTATTTCCAACATGGTATCACTCCATGTTCTTATTTTATGCTATAATAGGTTGGAAACTTTCCCCACAGAAGTGTGTACTTTAGACAATTTGAGAGTACTTGATCTTTCAGAAAACCAAATACAGACTATACCTTCAGAAATCTGTAACTTAAAAGGAATCCAGAAATTAAACATCTCAAACAatcaatttatatattttcctgttGAACTTTGCCACCTTCAATCACTGGAAGAATTGAATATAAGCCAGATAAATGGGAAAAAG CTAACAAGACTTCCAGAAGAGCTGTCTAATATGACTAAACTTAAAGGACTTGATATCTCAAATAATGCAATCAGAGAGATGCCAACAAATATAGGGGAACTGAGGAGTCTGGTTAGTCTAAAGGCAGACAACAATCAAATAAGATATCTGCCATcatcttttctgtctttaaatgCTCTCCAGCAGCTAAACTTGAGTG gaAATAATCTTTCAGTTCTGCCTAGTGGTATCTACAACCTTTTTTCACTGAAGGAGATAAATTTTGATGATAACCCTTTGCTGAGACCACCAATGGAAATCTGTAAAGGAAAACAATTGTATACTATTGCACGCTATCTACAGAGGGCAGATGAAAGAGATG GCTTGGCACCACAGAGACTGAAGAGGAAGTCATCATGGGAGATATATTTATCCTGCAATTAA
- the LRRD1 gene encoding leucine-rich repeat and death domain-containing protein 1 isoform X1 — MSEKKRTSEELEDIISRYRKESRSRSVEESGLTKETSNLLKEDSDETSSNQIYETHPSKNTLASSSGSKSKKNEEQRKSLQFSETITTYDSLQSKTGISQNSSLSETEMRAEYQAFVDSLSHETLGKISPQLSEENQKGSGLPSDNFTINLKAKGLQEFPKDILKVKYVKYLYLDENEIKSFKGADSRDMLGLEILSIQKNGLSTLPSEIQLLHNLKLLNVSYNQISHIPKEISQLGNIKELFLNNNCIEDFPSGLESLKNLEILNLAKNKLRHIPDALSSLKNLRALNLEYNRLTIFPKALCFLPKLISLNLTGNLINSLPKEIKELKNLEKLLLDHNKLTFLAVEIFLLLKMKELQLADNKLEVISNKIENFKELRILILDKNLLKDMPENISHCAVLECLSLSDNKLTELPKNIHKLKNLRKLHINRNYLVKIPEYISHLNNMFSLEFSGNFITDFPIEIKSCKNIAKVELSYNKIMYFPLGLCALDSLYYLSLNGNYISEIPVDISFNKQLLHLEFNENKLLLFSEHLCSLINLEYLDLGKNKIRKIPPSISNMVSLHVLILCYNRLETFPTEVCTLDNLRVLDLSENQIQTIPSEICNLKGIQKLNISNNQFIYFPVELCHLQSLEELNISQINGKKLTRLPEELSNMTKLKGLDISNNAIREMPTNIGELRSLVSLKADNNQIRYLPSSFLSLNALQQLNLSGNNLSVLPSGIYNLFSLKEINFDDNPLLRPPMEICKGKQLYTIARYLQRADERDEKILAKIFKIVAKNITETHFQFLCQKLNLTISESDKSALRNHHAVFQNDCTLLYPHQKCTRVHLSWSQLCREPAYCILSAYCILSAALSTASSFRIWNSSTGILSLPGARVRNSTRGKGHEEGGSAYT, encoded by the exons ATGTCTGAAAAGAAGCGTACTTCAGAAGAGCTAGAGGATATCATTAGTCGATATAGAAAAGAATCTAGATCACGGTCAGTGGAGGAATCTGGACTTACTAAAGAAACATCAAACTTGTTAAAGGAAGATTCTGATGAGACATCGTCCAACCAAATTTATGAAACGCATCCTAGTAAAAACACATTAGCATCTTCCTCTGGAAGTAAgtctaagaaaaatgaagaacaaaggaaaagtCTCCAATTTTCTGAAACAATTACTACATATGACAGCCTGCAGTCAAAAACTGGAATTTCACAAAATTCATCATTATCAGAAACTGAGATGAGGGCTGAATATCAGGCTTTTGTTGACTCCCTATCTCATGAAACATTAGGAAAAATTAGTCCACAACtctctgaagaaaatcagaaaggatCTGGCTTACCATCAGATAACTTCACAATTAACCTCAAAGCCAAGGGTTTACAAGAATTCCCTaaggacattttaaaagtcaaatatgtaaaatatctgtATTTAGATGAGaatgaaatcaaaagttttaaagGGGCAGACTCAAGGGATATGCTAGGACTTGAAATTCTATCCATACAAAAAAATGGGCTATCAACACTTCCATCTGAAATTCAGTTACTTCataatttaaaactattaaatGTCAGTTACAACCAAATATCACATATACCTAAAGAAATATCACAGCTTGGGAATATCAAggaactatttttaaataacaattgCATTGAGGATTTTCCTTCTGGCTTGGAAAGTCTTAAAAacttggaaattttaaatttggCTAAAAATAAGTTAAGACATATACCGGATGCCCTGTCTAGTTTGAAAAACTTGAGGGCTCTTAATCTGGAATATAATCGGTTAACAATATTTCCTAAAGCTTTGTGCTTCCTTCCCAAGTTAATTTCACTAAATCTTACTGGAAACCTGATAAACAGTTTGCCAAAAGAAATTAAGGAgcttaaaaatttagaaaaacttttactggatcacaataaacttacTTTTTTGGCTGTGGAAATTTTTTTATTGCTCAAAATGAAAGAACTCCAACTGGCAGACAATAAATTGGAAGTTATTTCAAACAAAATTGAGAATTTTAAGGAACTCAGGATTCTAATACttgataaaaatttattgaaagacATGCCAGAGAACATTTCCCACTGTGCAGTGTTGGAATGCCTTAGTCTTAGTGATAATAAATTAACAGAACTTCCTAAGAACATCCATAagcttaaaaatttaagaaaactccaTATAAACAGGAACTATCTAGTGAAAATACCTGAATATATTTCACATCTTAATAATATGTTCAGCCTAGAATTTTCAGGAAATTTTATCACAGATTTTCCCATTGAAATAAAAAGCTGCAAAAACATAGCTAAAGTTGAATTgagttataataaaataatgtattttccaCTAGGTTTGTGTGCTTTAGACTCTCTTTATTATTTGAGTTTAAATGGaaattatatttcagaaataCCTGTAGACATATCTTTCAATAAACAACTGCTTCATTTAGAATTTAATGAAAACaaactccttttattttctgagCACTTATGTTCTCTTATTAATCTTGAATACCTGGATCttggtaaaaacaaaataaggaaaataccACCATCTATTTCCAACATGGTATCACTCCATGTTCTTATTTTATGCTATAATAGGTTGGAAACTTTCCCCACAGAAGTGTGTACTTTAGACAATTTGAGAGTACTTGATCTTTCAGAAAACCAAATACAGACTATACCTTCAGAAATCTGTAACTTAAAAGGAATCCAGAAATTAAACATCTCAAACAatcaatttatatattttcctgttGAACTTTGCCACCTTCAATCACTGGAAGAATTGAATATAAGCCAGATAAATGGGAAAAAG CTAACAAGACTTCCAGAAGAGCTGTCTAATATGACTAAACTTAAAGGACTTGATATCTCAAATAATGCAATCAGAGAGATGCCAACAAATATAGGGGAACTGAGGAGTCTGGTTAGTCTAAAGGCAGACAACAATCAAATAAGATATCTGCCATcatcttttctgtctttaaatgCTCTCCAGCAGCTAAACTTGAGTG gaAATAATCTTTCAGTTCTGCCTAGTGGTATCTACAACCTTTTTTCACTGAAGGAGATAAATTTTGATGATAACCCTTTGCTGAGACCACCAATGGAAATCTGTAAAGGAAAACAATTGTATACTATTGCACGCTATCTACAGAGGGCAGATGAAAGAGATG AGAAAATCTTAGCGAAGATCTTCAAGATAGTTGCCAAGAATATTACTGAAacacattttcaatttttgtgtCAAAAATTAAACCTGACAATCTCAGAAAGTGATAAGTCTGCATTGAG